From one Salvelinus sp. IW2-2015 linkage group LG11, ASM291031v2, whole genome shotgun sequence genomic stretch:
- the ncoa5 gene encoding nuclear receptor coactivator 5 isoform X3, translating to MAAERQRQNKAQSRPSPPRRDPYGGYGEGREPRPRSRSPMHGRDSRAHRGSREHSREPGREPRHPRDHHEPRDPNFDRYRTSEGRDKDLRGEPRGDPRGEPRGDPRDPTFREEGYDRYYRGGADEHHRKKEDPYRDPWNGRREPEGKDDRVRVEERRRNELYRQYYEEVQRQYDRERPVDCSVIVVNKAQNREYAETVGRKVRDLGMVVDLIFLNTEVSLTQALEDVGRARTPFAIIITQQHQVHRSCTVNILFGTPQEHRNMPMEDAMVLVGHNYDSFKVEHREKEREEIAQKAAKMADDVLMREHEREGHPVTLLPAITLLSEGRFLTPEELDSLIEYLRVKRERIVRADPLAAAHPPATAATHEPPLQAQTMPPAVHPGHAPPPHSAHSTHMSMPPAPNATSNNQQELQAKILSLFNSGAGASASAASTAMVPQSYGSTMGIQSTGLPMSSASPVPKMVPTPSQVPNMMGARPPMRPGPVPLGIHQGYGSPTGRMAAPQGGQRPPVSGGAGINFDNPSVQKALDTLIQSGPSLNHLVNAGNSASPRPSHGMGQGMGQGMGQGMGQGMGQGMGQGMGQGMGQGMGQGMGQGMGQPPPMAMYPRHY from the exons GGATCCATATGGAGGTTATGGAGAAGGCAGGGAGCCCCGTCCTCGCTCTCGCTCGCCTATGCACGGGCGCGACTCTCGTGCACACCGGGGTAGCCGAGAGCACTCACGGGAGCCTGGCCGTGAGCCTCGGCACCCTCGTGACCATCACGAACCGCGAGACCCCAACTTTGACCGCTACCGCACATCCGAGGGCAGGGACAAGGATCTCAGGGGTGAACCTCGTGGAGACCCTCGCGGTGAACCTCGCGGAGACCCTAGAGACCCCACATTCAG AGAGGAGGGTTATGATCGATATTACCGTGGTGGCGCAGATGAGCACCACCGCAAGAAGGAGGACCCGTACAGGGATCCATGGAACGGCCGACGAGAACCTGAAGGTAAAG ATGACCGCGTGCGGGTAGAGGAGCGGCGGCGTAACGAGCTCTACCGTCAGTACTATGAGGAGGTCCAGAGACAGTATGACCGGGAGCGTCCAGTTGACTGCTCAGTCATTGTCGTcaacaaggcacaaaa TAGGGAGTATGCGGAGACGGTGGGGCGGAAGGTGCGTGACCTGGGTATGGTGGTGGACCTCATCTTCCTCAACACGGAGGTGTCCCTGACCCAGGCGCTGGAGGACGTMGGCCGGGCGCGCACCCCTTTCGCCATAATCATCACTCAGCAGCACCAGGTGCACCGCTCCTGCACAGTCAACATCCTCTTCGGCACACCCCAAG AGCATCGCAACATGCCCATGGAGGATGCCATGGTCCTGGTGGGCCACAACTATGACTCCTTCAAGGTGGAACATCGTGAGAAGGAGCGTGAGGAGATCGCTCAGAAAGCTGCCAAGATGGCTGACGATGTGCTGATGAGGGAGCATGAGAGGGAGGGCCACCCGGTCACCCTGCTTCCTGCCATCACTCTGCTGTCTGAGGGCAG GTTCCTGACTCCAGAGGAGCTGGATAGTCTTATAGAGTATTTGAGGGTCAAGAGGGAACGCATCGTAAGAGCCGACCCACTTGCAG CAGCGCATCCCCCGGCGACGGCAGCCACCCACGAGCCTCCTCTCCAGGCCCAGACGATGCCCCCTGCAGTCCATCCCGGTCACGCACCACCCCCACACAGTGCCCACTCTACCCACATGAGCATGCCGCCGGCCCCCAACGCCACCTCTAACAACCAGCAGGAGCTGCAGGCTAAGATCCTCAGCCTGTTCAACAGCGGCGCCGGGGCATCGGCTTCCGCTGCCAGCACCGCCATGGTCCCKCAGTCCTACGGCTCCACCATGGGCATCCAGTCCACAGGCCTCCCCATGTCCTCAGCCTCTCCTGTCCCCAAAATGGTCCCCACACCTTCCCAAGTCCCCAACATGATGGGTGCCCGGCCTCCCATGCGCCCAGGCCCGGTGCCCCTCGGCATCCACCAAGGCTATGGGTCGCCTACAGGCCGCATGGCTGCCCCTCAGGGGGGGCAGAGACCTCCTGTCTCAGGGGGAGCGGGCATCAACTTCGACAACCCCAGCGTCCAGAAAGCCCTTGACACGCTCATTCAAAGCGGACCCTCTCTCAACCACCTGGTAAATGCTGGGAATTCGGCATCCCCCAGACCAAGTCATGGCATGGGCCAGGGCATGGGCCAGGGCATGGGCCAGGGGATGGGCCAGGGGATGGGCCAGGGGATGGGCCAAGGCATGGGTCAAGGCATGGGTCAAGGCATGGGCCAAGGCATGGGCCAAGGCATGGGTCAGCCTCCGCCCATGGCAATGTACCCTCGCCATTACTGA
- the ncoa5 gene encoding nuclear receptor coactivator 5 isoform X4, with translation MHGRDSRAHRGSREHSREPGREPRHPRDHHEPRDPNFDRYRTSEGRDKDLRGEPRGDPRGEPRGDPRDPTFREEGYDRYYRGGADEHHRKKEDPYRDPWNGRREPEGKDDRVRVEERRRNELYRQYYEEVQRQYDRERPVDCSVIVVNKAQNREYAETVGRKVRDLGMVVDLIFLNTEVSLTQALEDVGRARTPFAIIITQQHQVHRSCTVNILFGTPQEHRNMPMEDAMVLVGHNYDSFKVEHREKEREEIAQKAAKMADDVLMREHEREGHPVTLLPAITLLSEGRFLTPEELDSLIEYLRVKRERIVRADPLAAAHPPATAATHEPPLQAQTMPPAVHPGHAPPPHSAHSTHMSMPPAPNATSNNQQELQAKILSLFNSGAGASASAASTAMVPQSYGSTMGIQSTGLPMSSASPVPKMVPTPSQVPNMMGARPPMRPGPVPLGIHQGYGSPTGRMAAPQGGQRPPVSGGAGINFDNPSVQKALDTLIQSGPSLNHLVNAGNSASPRPSHGMGQGMGQGMGQGMGQGMGQGMGQGMGQGMGQGMGQGMGQGMGQPPPMAMYPRHY, from the exons ATGCACGGGCGCGACTCTCGTGCACACCGGGGTAGCCGAGAGCACTCACGGGAGCCTGGCCGTGAGCCTCGGCACCCTCGTGACCATCACGAACCGCGAGACCCCAACTTTGACCGCTACCGCACATCCGAGGGCAGGGACAAGGATCTCAGGGGTGAACCTCGTGGAGACCCTCGCGGTGAACCTCGCGGAGACCCTAGAGACCCCACATTCAG AGAGGAGGGTTATGATCGATATTACCGTGGTGGCGCAGATGAGCACCACCGCAAGAAGGAGGACCCGTACAGGGATCCATGGAACGGCCGACGAGAACCTGAAGGTAAAG ATGACCGCGTGCGGGTAGAGGAGCGGCGGCGTAACGAGCTCTACCGTCAGTACTATGAGGAGGTCCAGAGACAGTATGACCGGGAGCGTCCAGTTGACTGCTCAGTCATTGTCGTcaacaaggcacaaaa TAGGGAGTATGCGGAGACGGTGGGGCGGAAGGTGCGTGACCTGGGTATGGTGGTGGACCTCATCTTCCTCAACACGGAGGTGTCCCTGACCCAGGCGCTGGAGGACGTMGGCCGGGCGCGCACCCCTTTCGCCATAATCATCACTCAGCAGCACCAGGTGCACCGCTCCTGCACAGTCAACATCCTCTTCGGCACACCCCAAG AGCATCGCAACATGCCCATGGAGGATGCCATGGTCCTGGTGGGCCACAACTATGACTCCTTCAAGGTGGAACATCGTGAGAAGGAGCGTGAGGAGATCGCTCAGAAAGCTGCCAAGATGGCTGACGATGTGCTGATGAGGGAGCATGAGAGGGAGGGCCACCCGGTCACCCTGCTTCCTGCCATCACTCTGCTGTCTGAGGGCAG GTTCCTGACTCCAGAGGAGCTGGATAGTCTTATAGAGTATTTGAGGGTCAAGAGGGAACGCATCGTAAGAGCCGACCCACTTGCAG CAGCGCATCCCCCGGCGACGGCAGCCACCCACGAGCCTCCTCTCCAGGCCCAGACGATGCCCCCTGCAGTCCATCCCGGTCACGCACCACCCCCACACAGTGCCCACTCTACCCACATGAGCATGCCGCCGGCCCCCAACGCCACCTCTAACAACCAGCAGGAGCTGCAGGCTAAGATCCTCAGCCTGTTCAACAGCGGCGCCGGGGCATCGGCTTCCGCTGCCAGCACCGCCATGGTCCCKCAGTCCTACGGCTCCACCATGGGCATCCAGTCCACAGGCCTCCCCATGTCCTCAGCCTCTCCTGTCCCCAAAATGGTCCCCACACCTTCCCAAGTCCCCAACATGATGGGTGCCCGGCCTCCCATGCGCCCAGGCCCGGTGCCCCTCGGCATCCACCAAGGCTATGGGTCGCCTACAGGCCGCATGGCTGCCCCTCAGGGGGGGCAGAGACCTCCTGTCTCAGGGGGAGCGGGCATCAACTTCGACAACCCCAGCGTCCAGAAAGCCCTTGACACGCTCATTCAAAGCGGACCCTCTCTCAACCACCTGGTAAATGCTGGGAATTCGGCATCCCCCAGACCAAGTCATGGCATGGGCCAGGGCATGGGCCAGGGCATGGGCCAGGGGATGGGCCAGGGGATGGGCCAGGGGATGGGCCAAGGCATGGGTCAAGGCATGGGTCAAGGCATGGGCCAAGGCATGGGCCAAGGCATGGGTCAGCCTCCGCCCATGGCAATGTACCCTCGCCATTACTGA